TCGACGGCGACCGAGCGCACCGCGGGGGTGTCCTCGAGGGTCTCCTTGATCAGCCCTGCGCAGCTGTGGCAGTGGATGGTGGGGGCGCTGTACGACCTGTTCATGA
The sequence above is a segment of the Pseudomonadota bacterium genome. Coding sequences within it:
- a CDS encoding heavy-metal-associated domain-containing protein is translated as MNRSYSAPTIHCHSCAGLIKETLEDTPAVRSVAVDVAAKTVTIEYVSADGEPEVLRLLEAEGYPVTPC